One stretch of Nitrosococcus watsonii C-113 DNA includes these proteins:
- the thiO gene encoding glycine oxidase ThiO, whose product MPDVVIIGGGFMGMLTARELCLSGLNVTLLERGRTGQEASWAGGGILSPLYPWRYPDGVSALAAWSQVRYEGLCQELWRESGVDPEWTLSGLLMLEVGEESEARHWAERWQAALEVVNTWPQQGKESFSREEVGTPGLWMPEVAQVRPPRLARALRQSLEQLGVEILEEVKATGLLVRHQRISGVATQKTSVAAGRVVVAGGAWSGQILAETGARLPVEPVRGQMILFRGRPGLLSSMVMGRGYYLIPRRDGHILVGSTLEYTGFDKSTTAEAAKELREAAYTLVPALKSLPMVHQWAGLRPGSPTGIPYIGEHPAIKGLYVNAGHFRNGVVTGPASAHLLGDILLGREPILDPAPYTFPVSPVSSSL is encoded by the coding sequence ATGCCTGATGTGGTAATCATAGGCGGTGGATTTATGGGTATGTTGACTGCCCGTGAATTGTGTTTGAGTGGACTGAACGTGACTTTGCTTGAGCGGGGCCGGACAGGGCAGGAAGCTTCTTGGGCCGGGGGGGGCATTCTCTCGCCTCTTTATCCTTGGCGCTATCCGGATGGAGTCAGCGCCCTTGCCGCCTGGAGTCAGGTGCGATATGAGGGGCTGTGCCAAGAACTTTGGCGGGAAAGCGGTGTGGACCCAGAATGGACTCTGAGTGGTCTATTAATGTTGGAGGTAGGGGAGGAATCGGAAGCGCGGCATTGGGCCGAACGCTGGCAGGCAGCGCTGGAAGTCGTGAATACATGGCCGCAACAAGGGAAGGAGAGTTTTTCTAGGGAGGAGGTTGGAACCCCCGGCCTGTGGATGCCGGAAGTCGCCCAGGTGCGTCCTCCCCGACTGGCGCGGGCGTTACGCCAGAGCTTGGAGCAGTTGGGCGTAGAAATTTTGGAAGAGGTTAAAGCGACGGGCTTGCTTGTTCGTCATCAGCGCATAAGCGGGGTGGCTACTCAAAAGACCTCAGTGGCTGCAGGACGGGTAGTCGTGGCGGGAGGCGCCTGGAGTGGGCAAATCTTGGCGGAAACGGGGGCTCGATTGCCGGTAGAGCCGGTGCGGGGGCAGATGATTCTGTTTCGAGGACGACCCGGGTTATTATCAAGCATGGTAATGGGACGGGGATATTATTTAATCCCGCGCCGGGACGGGCATATCCTTGTTGGCAGCACCCTGGAGTATACTGGTTTCGATAAATCCACCACGGCGGAGGCTGCAAAGGAACTTCGTGAAGCCGCTTATACCTTGGTTCCCGCATTGAAGTCTCTTCCCATGGTCCATCAGTGGGCGGGGCTGCGTCCTGGTTCTCCTACGGGTATTCCTTATATTGGGGAGCATCCTGCCATCAAGGGCCTTTATGTCAATGCCGGCCATTTCCGCAATGGGGTGGTCACGGGTCCGGCATCGGCCCATTTGTTGGGGGATATTCTCCTGGGACGGGAGCCTATTTTGGACCCGGCACCTTATACTTTTCCTGTATCCCCTGTTTCATCTTCCCTCTAA
- a CDS encoding GspH/FimT family pseudopilin, which produces MTGFTLVELVITLAIAAIITTMAVPSFQEMIRKNRMATQTNEFIAALHLARSEAIKRGQRITVCKSTNSTTSSPTCNTSNSTGWDRGWIVFVDGDENAALATTEIILQVHGSLEGGNRLTGNTNVADYISYVPNGMTQLTGGAIQMGTVTLCHPPKANQIIINNTGRVHSTEASCS; this is translated from the coding sequence ATGACAGGTTTCACCTTGGTTGAGCTCGTCATTACCCTAGCCATCGCCGCAATTATCACCACCATGGCGGTGCCAAGCTTCCAAGAGATGATCAGAAAAAACCGAATGGCAACCCAAACCAATGAGTTTATCGCCGCCTTGCATCTTGCCCGCAGCGAGGCGATCAAGCGGGGGCAACGCATCACCGTCTGCAAAAGCACTAACAGCACGACCTCTTCACCTACCTGTAATACTTCAAATTCCACTGGCTGGGATCGTGGTTGGATCGTATTTGTCGATGGGGATGAAAACGCCGCCTTGGCTACTACCGAGATTATCCTTCAGGTCCATGGATCTTTAGAGGGAGGTAATCGCCTGACAGGAAATACCAACGTGGCTGACTACATCTCTTACGTACCCAATGGGATGACGCAGCTTACCGGTGGCGCAATTCAAATGGGCACCGTCACCCTTTGCCATCCTCCCAAAGCCAACCAGATTATCATTAATAACACGGGGCGAGTCCATTCCACCGAGGCGAGTTGCTCATGA
- the pilV gene encoding type IV pilus modification protein PilV, with product MKHHFLPTRLHPRSKGFSLLEVLISVAILSIGLLGLAGLQATGMRSNHSAYLRSQATLLAYDIVDRMRANRTAALNNSYSLDFGAPPATPAKNCAAANCEAAELAAYDLHDWFQNFTATLPSSDGEIQLNAGVVTVTVQWDETWTRIESVANDNGTDPITRQFVMSTQL from the coding sequence ATGAAGCATCACTTTTTACCCACACGCTTGCACCCTCGCTCAAAAGGTTTTTCCCTCCTAGAGGTACTCATTTCAGTAGCCATCCTTTCCATTGGGCTTCTGGGGCTGGCAGGACTTCAAGCCACGGGTATGCGCAGCAATCACAGCGCCTACTTACGCAGCCAAGCCACATTACTAGCCTATGATATCGTCGATCGGATGCGAGCCAACCGCACTGCCGCCCTGAATAATAGCTACAGTCTGGATTTCGGTGCGCCTCCCGCGACCCCGGCCAAAAACTGCGCCGCAGCCAACTGCGAAGCCGCTGAACTGGCGGCTTATGACCTTCATGACTGGTTCCAAAACTTCACCGCCACCCTGCCGTCAAGCGACGGCGAAATCCAATTAAACGCGGGCGTGGTCACCGTTACAGTGCAATGGGACGAAACCTGGACACGGATAGAAAGTGTTGCAAACGACAATGGCACTGATCCTATAACCCGGCAATTTGTCATGAGTACCCAACTATGA
- a CDS encoding PilW family protein — protein MKLKPHSPLPTQQRGFSLTEILVGMTAGLLLTAGVIQVFVSSKQGYRIQEALSRLQENGRFAMEFISQDARNTGFLGCGGSTSRFANRLNNSNQYAWNFSAAVEGFEATGAGTWTPTLDATVTSALSNRDVLTLRHSLGNPTRVINHSASSAPIQVNTVKGLSQFDIAMVSDCIDIAIFEITNDPTVANTLEYSTGSGTPGNATDDLEKKYTDQANVAQITTSTYYIRTNPEGIPSLYRKRGVDPSQELIEGVEDMQILYGEDTDGNQEANSYVTADNVANWNNVINLRISLLLQTLENNLASSPQSYTFNGATTTPTDRRLRRVFTTTLNLRNRTL, from the coding sequence ATGAAGCTCAAACCTCATTCACCCCTGCCAACCCAGCAGCGGGGTTTCTCTCTGACTGAAATCCTGGTGGGAATGACGGCGGGTCTCTTGCTTACCGCCGGGGTTATCCAAGTCTTCGTCAGCAGCAAACAGGGCTACCGGATTCAAGAAGCCCTTTCCCGACTCCAGGAAAATGGCCGCTTCGCCATGGAATTTATCAGCCAGGATGCCCGCAACACAGGCTTTTTGGGGTGCGGTGGGAGTACCTCGCGGTTTGCGAATAGACTCAATAATTCAAATCAATACGCTTGGAATTTTTCCGCTGCGGTGGAAGGTTTCGAAGCCACCGGCGCCGGCACCTGGACTCCCACCCTGGACGCTACCGTTACCAGCGCCCTCTCCAACCGGGATGTACTAACCCTTCGTCATTCCTTGGGGAATCCCACCAGAGTCATTAATCATTCTGCAAGTTCTGCCCCAATCCAAGTCAATACTGTTAAAGGTCTAAGCCAATTCGACATTGCCATGGTCTCCGACTGTATTGATATAGCCATCTTTGAGATTACCAATGATCCAACTGTCGCCAATACTCTCGAATATAGCACCGGCAGTGGCACTCCCGGCAATGCTACGGATGATCTAGAAAAGAAATATACCGACCAGGCGAATGTTGCTCAAATCACCACTAGCACCTATTACATCCGCACCAATCCTGAGGGAATCCCTTCCCTTTACCGGAAAAGAGGCGTTGATCCCTCTCAAGAACTCATCGAAGGGGTAGAGGATATGCAGATTCTTTATGGCGAGGATACCGACGGCAACCAGGAAGCCAATAGCTATGTCACTGCGGATAATGTCGCCAATTGGAATAATGTCATCAACCTGCGTATCAGTTTGCTTTTGCAAACCCTGGAAAATAATCTCGCCTCTTCCCCTCAATCCTATACCTTCAATGGCGCCACTACTACCCCCACCGACAGGCGCCTGCGCCGGGTGTTCACCACCACCTTGAATCTGAGGAACAGAACATTATGA
- a CDS encoding pilus assembly PilX family protein yields MKPISIPVYSQRGATLIISLLMLLALTLIGVTAIKTTTLEEKMAGNMRDQNLAFQAAEAALRAGEGWLGQQTDEPDPQPLGSCAIPPCDLVWQLNVLNGGDLSDINWWTTTGDARVYGNAALAKVKTAPKHLVEYHSFIRDGLTLGKQSDEVGRLAYRVTARGTGGTDQAQTILQSTYTRRF; encoded by the coding sequence ATGAAACCAATCTCCATACCTGTTTACTCACAACGGGGTGCCACCCTCATTATCAGCCTCTTGATGTTGCTGGCCCTGACTTTGATTGGAGTCACCGCTATCAAAACAACGACCCTGGAGGAAAAGATGGCGGGCAATATGCGCGACCAGAATCTGGCCTTCCAGGCGGCGGAAGCAGCCCTGCGGGCGGGCGAGGGTTGGCTGGGTCAGCAAACGGATGAGCCTGATCCTCAGCCTCTGGGTAGCTGTGCTATACCGCCCTGTGATCTAGTATGGCAGCTCAACGTCCTCAATGGAGGAGATTTGTCCGATATTAATTGGTGGACAACCACGGGTGACGCCCGCGTCTATGGCAATGCCGCCCTTGCCAAGGTCAAAACCGCCCCCAAACACCTAGTGGAATACCACTCCTTTATCAGAGACGGCCTTACCCTCGGCAAACAAAGCGATGAAGTGGGACGGCTGGCTTATCGGGTAACCGCCCGGGGAACTGGGGGAACAGACCAGGCCCAGACCATTCTCCAGTCCACCTATACCCGCCGTTTCTAA
- a CDS encoding pilus assembly protein, with protein MEKFRLNLSIHYTVAAALALGYAGNIQGANLNLSNKPLFLTDNAPPLTMLVMGRDHKLYYEAYNDASDLDGDGTIEIGYKPALLDYYGYFDPHKCYLYNGNRFEPSTATGDKTCSGAWSGDFLNYLTTSRMDALRKAFYGGHRDVDTASETVLSGAFIPQDAHSWGKEYTSIAADGYNLSQYAPLSVPSGGERHLFAVTSLADGDIPVLRVLQNKSNRIWEWVSKERPVADASLGTPTDYSIRVLACTSALPESNCQQYGASSRKPTGLLQKYGENDSMYFGLLTGSYAKNTSGGVLRKKIGSITDEIDPGTGVFTANDGIIKTIDNLRIIQFNYGNHAYSSGWITTRPMTEGEEPNWGNPIAEMMYEGLRYFAGKSAPTPAYSIGASTVPDANLGLPVAAWDDPYANGNFPSCSKPFQIVISDINPSYDTDQLPGSYFSSFTGDVSGLNSQALADTISSHELEVAGSHFIGQSGANADGAPSAKNVTSLGDIRGLSPEEPTKLGGYYSASVAYFGHINDLHAAAGEQKMTTFGVALASPLPKIEIPINGQTVTLVPFAKSPATTDGCSYTISSDQGDFQPTDQIVDFYAETVTPTYGKFRINYEDVEQGADHDMDAIVEYEYQVKNDGTLDITLNSTYASGCIIQHIGYVISGTTADGTYLEVRDNDTSVGQDPDYFLDTPPGASPGSGWQDGAALPLTTTRTFTPGTGSAATLLKDPLWYAAKWGSFNDRNKDNIPQGTEWDINNDNTPDNYFSVTNALQLETQLTKAFEEIIEETSSNSLVSLNSGSISTNSHLYQARFSSGAWTGQVLDFPINNDGSLGAKNWEAAALLDNVASNSRKIVTYKPSTGKGIPFRWPADPSSPGSTELDVPQSTALDIDPATGTADGRGSERLDYIRGKEITGFRKRTHKLGDMVHSSPVYVDSSPQYRYPDDLEGASNKYSTFKSNTSRNAMVYVGANDGMLHAFDATTGQERFAYVPNAVIKNLNRLTDPNYNHHYYVDGTPTVVDAFFGGAWHTLLVGGLRGGGQGIFALDITTTGTSESSIASKVLWEFTDADDPDLGYTFSEPNIIRMHNGRWAVVFGNGYNSTESDGHTGLTGKAVLYIVDAETGTLIKKISALAPLTFLEVLQGLGNRPNGLATVAPVDVDGDLIVDYIYGGDLFGNLWKFDVTASAPSLWGILLKSGSTLCPFFTARAADNSRQPITTRPQVGRHPTDPGSVMVYFGTGKYLETNDDSSTGQTTQTFYGIRDKNEDPSLLSCLISSIFSASVLKRSDLLQQKIVKEVVQAFDTNEDGSGDTGYELRVTTSNPIDWSTHEGWYMDLVNTENGNTNNYGEKQVSDSVLRNNRIIFTTLLPSDNLCDFGGDSWLMELDAANGGHLPYAPFDLNNNGTFTRADYVNLGDTDGDGNNDYVSPGGKKSKVGITPTPGIIAGHGTNSGWDANYASGSTGNIEVTVENAGPGYFGRTSWIQLR; from the coding sequence ATGGAAAAGTTTCGACTCAATCTCTCCATTCACTATACCGTGGCCGCTGCTCTTGCCCTGGGTTATGCCGGTAATATTCAGGGAGCCAATCTGAATCTGAGCAATAAGCCCCTGTTTCTCACGGACAATGCTCCTCCACTCACAATGCTGGTCATGGGCAGGGATCACAAGCTTTATTATGAAGCCTATAACGATGCCTCCGATCTAGACGGAGACGGGACCATTGAGATTGGTTACAAGCCCGCGCTGCTAGACTACTATGGCTATTTCGATCCCCACAAATGCTATCTCTACAATGGCAATCGTTTTGAACCCAGCACCGCCACCGGCGACAAAACTTGTTCCGGCGCCTGGAGCGGGGATTTTCTGAATTATCTTACTACCTCCCGCATGGATGCCCTGCGGAAAGCGTTCTACGGTGGGCACCGGGACGTGGACACGGCCTCGGAAACCGTCCTGTCCGGGGCCTTTATTCCCCAGGACGCCCATAGCTGGGGCAAGGAATACACCAGCATTGCCGCGGATGGATATAATCTTAGCCAATATGCGCCCCTCTCTGTCCCCAGCGGGGGAGAGCGGCACCTATTTGCGGTCACCAGCCTTGCCGACGGCGACATCCCGGTCCTGCGGGTTTTGCAAAATAAATCCAATCGTATCTGGGAATGGGTCAGCAAAGAACGGCCCGTAGCCGATGCCTCTTTGGGCACGCCAACCGACTATTCAATCCGAGTACTGGCCTGCACCTCCGCACTGCCAGAGAGCAACTGCCAGCAATACGGTGCCTCGTCCCGCAAACCCACCGGGCTACTGCAAAAATACGGCGAAAACGACAGTATGTATTTCGGCTTGCTCACCGGCTCCTACGCCAAGAATACTTCCGGGGGCGTGCTGCGAAAAAAGATAGGGAGCATTACCGATGAAATTGACCCCGGCACCGGCGTCTTTACCGCTAATGACGGTATCATCAAAACCATCGATAACCTCAGAATTATCCAGTTTAACTATGGGAATCATGCTTATAGCTCTGGCTGGATCACCACCCGCCCCATGACCGAGGGGGAGGAACCCAATTGGGGTAACCCCATCGCCGAGATGATGTACGAAGGGCTGCGTTATTTTGCCGGCAAATCCGCTCCCACCCCAGCCTACTCCATTGGGGCCAGCACGGTTCCCGATGCCAACCTGGGGCTGCCTGTAGCTGCCTGGGATGATCCCTATGCCAACGGCAACTTTCCAAGCTGCTCCAAGCCCTTCCAGATTGTCATCAGCGATATCAATCCTTCCTATGATACGGATCAGCTTCCAGGAAGTTATTTTTCCAGTTTCACTGGAGATGTTTCCGGACTCAACAGCCAGGCTCTAGCGGATACTATTTCCAGCCATGAACTGGAGGTCGCCGGCAGTCATTTCATCGGCCAATCCGGCGCTAATGCTGACGGCGCTCCCTCGGCAAAAAATGTCACTAGCCTGGGGGATATTCGGGGCCTCTCTCCGGAAGAGCCCACCAAACTGGGGGGTTACTACTCGGCCAGCGTGGCTTATTTCGGCCACATCAATGATCTCCATGCCGCCGCTGGAGAGCAAAAAATGACCACTTTCGGCGTAGCGCTGGCCTCGCCTCTGCCGAAAATCGAGATTCCGATCAATGGCCAAACTGTCACCCTGGTGCCTTTTGCCAAATCCCCAGCGACAACCGATGGCTGTAGCTATACTATCAGCAGCGACCAAGGAGATTTTCAGCCCACGGATCAAATTGTGGATTTCTATGCCGAGACGGTCACCCCCACCTACGGGAAATTCCGCATCAATTACGAGGATGTAGAACAAGGGGCCGATCATGATATGGACGCCATTGTAGAATATGAATATCAGGTCAAAAACGATGGCACCCTTGATATCACCCTCAATTCCACCTATGCCTCCGGCTGCATCATCCAGCATATAGGGTATGTGATCTCCGGCACCACCGCCGACGGCACTTATTTGGAAGTCAGGGATAATGATACCTCTGTTGGGCAAGATCCCGACTATTTTCTGGATACTCCCCCCGGCGCTAGCCCCGGCAGCGGCTGGCAGGATGGCGCGGCCCTGCCCCTCACCACCACCCGCACCTTCACGCCAGGAACCGGCAGCGCCGCGACCCTATTGAAGGACCCTCTCTGGTACGCTGCCAAATGGGGCAGCTTCAATGACCGGAACAAGGACAACATTCCCCAAGGCACGGAATGGGATATTAATAATGACAATACGCCCGATAATTACTTTTCGGTCACCAACGCCTTGCAACTAGAAACGCAATTAACTAAAGCCTTCGAGGAAATTATTGAAGAAACCTCATCCAACTCCTTGGTTTCCCTCAATAGTGGCTCCATCAGCACCAACAGCCATCTCTATCAAGCCCGCTTCAGCAGCGGCGCCTGGACTGGACAAGTACTGGACTTCCCCATTAATAACGATGGCAGCCTGGGCGCTAAAAACTGGGAAGCCGCGGCATTATTGGATAATGTTGCAAGCAATAGCCGGAAAATCGTGACTTATAAGCCCTCCACGGGTAAGGGCATTCCCTTCCGTTGGCCCGCGGACCCCAGCTCCCCTGGAAGCACCGAGCTCGATGTCCCCCAGTCCACGGCCCTGGATATCGATCCCGCCACTGGCACTGCCGATGGCAGAGGAAGCGAGCGCCTTGACTACATCCGAGGTAAGGAGATTACCGGCTTTCGGAAGAGAACCCATAAGCTCGGCGATATGGTGCACTCCTCTCCCGTCTATGTGGACTCTTCCCCGCAATACCGTTATCCGGATGACCTGGAAGGAGCTAGCAATAAGTATTCTACTTTTAAAAGCAACACCAGTCGGAACGCCATGGTTTATGTGGGCGCCAACGACGGTATGCTTCACGCCTTCGACGCCACCACTGGCCAGGAGCGCTTTGCCTATGTACCCAACGCCGTCATCAAAAACCTTAACCGGCTAACCGATCCGAATTACAACCATCATTACTATGTGGATGGAACGCCCACCGTAGTAGACGCCTTTTTCGGTGGCGCCTGGCATACTTTATTGGTAGGAGGCCTGCGGGGCGGCGGCCAGGGAATTTTTGCCCTGGATATCACTACCACCGGCACCAGCGAAAGCAGTATTGCTTCCAAGGTGCTGTGGGAATTTACCGATGCTGATGACCCCGACCTGGGCTATACCTTTAGCGAGCCAAATATCATCCGGATGCACAACGGCAGATGGGCGGTGGTGTTTGGCAATGGCTATAACAGCACCGAAAGCGACGGTCATACCGGCCTCACCGGAAAAGCGGTGCTTTATATTGTGGATGCGGAAACGGGCACATTAATCAAAAAGATCAGCGCCCTGGCCCCGCTGACCTTTCTAGAGGTATTACAGGGCCTTGGAAATCGCCCCAATGGGCTGGCCACCGTAGCTCCAGTAGATGTGGATGGGGATCTTATTGTGGACTACATCTATGGCGGAGATTTATTCGGCAACCTATGGAAATTTGATGTTACCGCCAGTGCGCCCAGCTTGTGGGGCATCCTCTTAAAGAGCGGCAGCACCCTATGCCCCTTTTTTACCGCCAGGGCTGCCGATAACAGCCGCCAGCCTATTACCACCCGTCCTCAAGTGGGCCGCCATCCCACGGACCCCGGCTCCGTAATGGTTTACTTCGGCACAGGAAAATATCTTGAGACCAATGACGATAGTTCAACGGGACAAACAACGCAAACCTTCTATGGCATCCGGGATAAAAACGAGGACCCCAGCCTCCTTTCTTGTCTCATTTCATCAATTTTTAGCGCCTCCGTCCTAAAACGATCCGACTTACTCCAGCAAAAAATCGTCAAGGAAGTGGTTCAGGCCTTTGATACTAATGAAGATGGCTCCGGTGACACTGGTTACGAGCTACGGGTCACCACGAGTAATCCCATTGACTGGTCAACTCATGAGGGTTGGTATATGGATTTAGTGAACACCGAGAACGGCAACACCAATAATTATGGCGAGAAACAAGTTAGCGATTCGGTGCTGCGCAACAACCGTATCATTTTCACCACGCTACTTCCCTCCGACAATCTCTGTGATTTTGGTGGCGACAGCTGGCTGATGGAATTGGATGCGGCCAACGGCGGCCATTTGCCCTACGCGCCCTTTGATCTCAATAATAACGGGACGTTTACGCGCGCTGATTACGTTAACCTGGGCGATACCGACGGTGATGGCAACAATGATTATGTCTCACCCGGCGGCAAAAAGTCGAAGGTGGGTATTACCCCCACGCCGGGCATTATCGCCGGGCACGGAACCAATTCTGGATGGGATGCCAACTATGCCAGTGGTTCCACCGGCAATATCGAGGTCACGGTGGAAAATGCCGGACCCGGCTATTTTGGCCGCACGTCCTGGATACAGTTACGTTAA
- a CDS encoding type IV pilin protein — MKINDNHKVPAPQKKQGGFTLIELMIVVAIVAILASVAFPSYQASIKKSRRGDAQGALTAFAATMERHFTESNTYKGAAIGEGDTGKPAIFPTEAPLSGADKYYDLTIQSANGITYTLRATPKNAQAGDGYLELTNVGARRWDENNNGTIETSEGNWKRG; from the coding sequence ATGAAAATTAATGATAACCATAAAGTGCCTGCGCCACAAAAGAAGCAGGGAGGCTTTACCTTAATAGAACTCATGATTGTGGTGGCTATCGTCGCTATCCTAGCTAGCGTTGCCTTTCCGAGCTACCAAGCCAGCATTAAAAAAAGCCGGCGGGGCGACGCCCAAGGTGCCCTGACGGCCTTTGCCGCCACCATGGAGCGCCATTTCACGGAGAGCAATACCTATAAAGGCGCTGCCATTGGGGAAGGTGATACCGGGAAACCCGCCATCTTCCCCACCGAAGCGCCTCTAAGTGGAGCAGATAAATATTATGATCTGACCATTCAATCAGCTAACGGGATAACCTACACTCTACGGGCTACCCCTAAAAACGCCCAAGCAGGGGATGGCTACCTAGAACTGACCAACGTCGGCGCTCGGAGATGGGATGAGAATAACAACGGCACAATTGAAACTAGCGAAGGGAATTGGAAACGGGGCTAG
- the lspA gene encoding signal peptidase II, with translation MLKWLWLSTLVILLDQGSKYLAENQLQPYEPVPVVPFFNFTLAYNTGAAFSFLADAGGWQRWFFVGLAFTVSIGLVFWLYRLGSNALWEAVAVALILGGALGNVLDRLWHGHVIDFIDLYYQGWHWPAFNIADSAITVGAAVLILQSLFGKPAS, from the coding sequence ATGCTGAAATGGTTATGGCTCTCTACGCTGGTGATTCTGTTGGATCAAGGGAGCAAATATCTGGCGGAAAATCAGTTACAGCCTTACGAGCCAGTCCCGGTGGTTCCTTTTTTTAATTTTACCCTGGCTTACAATACCGGCGCGGCGTTTAGTTTCCTGGCCGATGCGGGTGGTTGGCAGCGTTGGTTTTTTGTGGGACTGGCGTTCACCGTGAGTATAGGGCTGGTGTTTTGGCTGTACCGGTTAGGGTCCAACGCCCTGTGGGAAGCAGTGGCCGTGGCCCTGATTCTTGGCGGGGCCTTGGGTAATGTGCTTGATCGGCTCTGGCATGGTCATGTCATTGATTTTATTGATTTGTATTACCAAGGCTGGCATTGGCCCGCCTTTAATATTGCTGATTCCGCCATTACCGTGGGCGCAGCCGTTCTCATTCTACAAAGCCTGTTTGGAAAACCAGCTAGCTGA